One Kitasatospora sp. NBC_01266 genomic window carries:
- a CDS encoding MFS transporter, which produces MAEPATEPDPLVPQEAGVHNLWVPISALLLALLLAALDQTIVSTALPTIVSDLGGLEHLSWVVTAYLLASTAATPLWGKLGDMYGRKRFFQASIVIFLIGSALCGLAQNMGELIAFRALQGLGGGGLIVLTQAIVGDLVPPRDRGKYQGLFGAVFGATSVLGPLLGGFFVDQLSWRWVFYINLPIGVVALIVIAVVLHSVEVKRQHRIDYLGIVLIASVAICLVLMTSLGGVTYPWGSWQVIGLGVLGVVLLIAFVQVERSAEEAVLPPRLFASRTFSLVAVISFVVGFAMFGALTYLPTFLQVVQGISPTLSGVHMLPMVLGMLVTSIGSGQIVARTGHYRIFPIAGTAVVTVGLILLSRLTESTSTTVMSLYFLVFGLGLGLVLQVLVLIVQNSVGYQDLGVATAAATFFRSIGASFGVSIFGTIFTTQLTHKLNDALRGVHLPAGFAPSSITADPHVIKSLPPVVQHNVLHAYASSIAEVFLYAAPVAFVAFLFSLFIREQPLRASVTAPDLGESIGMNPVERSSVDEIARALAVLNTREARRDLYRRITAEAGLDLQPAASWLLLQMHHQGSAEPAELAERKIIPPEVVESAAREVEGKGLALRNGLPMRLTEAGQQVALKLVAARRAQLSRLCGDWDEKQFTDLADLLTRLSDALTGDQHDRPDRGDRSTGQPVPQSEGRSL; this is translated from the coding sequence ATGGCGGAACCGGCCACCGAGCCCGATCCGCTGGTCCCCCAGGAAGCCGGGGTCCACAACCTCTGGGTTCCGATCAGCGCCCTGCTGCTGGCCCTGCTGCTCGCCGCGCTCGACCAGACCATCGTCTCCACCGCGCTGCCCACCATCGTCAGCGACCTCGGCGGCCTCGAGCACCTCTCCTGGGTGGTCACCGCCTATCTGCTGGCCTCCACCGCCGCCACGCCGCTCTGGGGCAAGCTCGGTGACATGTACGGCCGGAAGCGGTTCTTCCAGGCCTCCATCGTGATCTTCCTGATCGGCTCCGCGCTCTGCGGCCTGGCCCAGAACATGGGTGAGCTGATCGCCTTCCGGGCCCTGCAGGGCCTGGGCGGCGGCGGCCTGATCGTGCTGACCCAGGCGATCGTCGGCGACCTGGTGCCGCCGCGCGACCGGGGCAAGTACCAGGGGCTGTTCGGCGCGGTCTTCGGCGCCACCAGCGTGCTGGGCCCGCTGCTCGGCGGCTTCTTCGTCGACCAGCTCTCCTGGCGCTGGGTCTTCTACATCAACCTGCCGATCGGCGTGGTCGCGCTGATCGTGATCGCCGTGGTGCTGCACAGCGTGGAGGTCAAGCGCCAGCACCGGATCGACTACCTCGGCATCGTGCTGATCGCCTCGGTCGCCATCTGCCTGGTGCTGATGACCTCGCTCGGCGGGGTGACCTACCCCTGGGGTTCCTGGCAGGTCATCGGCCTGGGCGTGCTCGGCGTGGTGCTGCTGATCGCCTTCGTCCAGGTCGAGCGCTCCGCCGAGGAGGCCGTGCTGCCGCCCCGGCTCTTCGCCTCGCGGACCTTCAGCCTGGTCGCGGTGATCTCCTTCGTGGTCGGCTTCGCGATGTTCGGCGCGCTCACCTACCTGCCGACCTTCCTCCAGGTGGTGCAGGGCATCTCACCCACGCTGTCCGGCGTGCACATGCTGCCGATGGTGCTCGGCATGCTGGTCACCTCGATCGGCTCGGGGCAGATCGTCGCGCGCACCGGCCACTACCGGATCTTCCCGATCGCCGGCACCGCGGTGGTGACGGTGGGTCTGATCCTGCTCTCCCGGCTCACCGAGTCCACCTCGACCACCGTGATGAGCCTGTACTTCCTGGTCTTCGGCCTGGGGCTCGGCCTGGTGCTGCAGGTGCTGGTGCTGATCGTGCAGAACTCGGTCGGCTACCAGGACCTGGGCGTGGCCACCGCCGCCGCCACCTTCTTCCGCTCGATCGGCGCCTCCTTCGGCGTCTCGATCTTCGGCACCATCTTCACCACCCAGCTGACCCACAAGCTGAACGACGCACTGCGCGGGGTGCACCTGCCGGCCGGCTTCGCGCCGAGTTCGATCACCGCCGACCCGCACGTGATCAAGTCCCTGCCGCCGGTGGTCCAGCACAACGTGCTGCACGCCTACGCCAGTTCCATCGCGGAGGTCTTCCTCTACGCGGCGCCGGTGGCGTTCGTCGCCTTCCTGTTCTCGCTCTTCATCCGGGAGCAGCCGCTGCGTGCCTCGGTCACCGCGCCCGACCTCGGCGAGTCGATCGGGATGAACCCGGTGGAGCGCTCCTCGGTGGACGAGATCGCCCGCGCGCTGGCCGTGCTCAACACCCGCGAGGCGCGCCGCGACCTGTACCGCAGGATCACCGCCGAGGCCGGGCTCGACCTGCAGCCGGCGGCCAGTTGGCTGCTGCTCCAGATGCACCATCAGGGCTCGGCGGAGCCCGCCGAACTGGCCGAGCGCAAGATCATCCCGCCCGAGGTGGTGGAGTCGGCGGCCCGCGAGGTCGAGGGCAAGGGCCTGGCGCTGCGCAACGGCCTGCCGATGCGACTGACCGAGGCGGGCCAGCAGGTGGCCCTCAAGCTGGTGGCCGCCCGGCGCGCCCAGCTGTCCCGGCTGTGCGGTGACTGGGACGAGAAGCAGTTCACCGACCTGGCCGACCTGCTCACCCGGCTCAGCGACGCGCTGACCGGCGACCAGCACGACCGCCCGGACCGGGGGGACCGGAGCACCGGCCAGCCCGTCCCGCAGAGCGAGGGGCGCTCGCTCTGA
- a CDS encoding peptidoglycan-binding domain-containing protein, whose protein sequence is MPGFAQPGPGPSPVPDPDVTETAVLPHIEGPPLVRPYVPAVPVLDEVADPSATTVLPPVPPLLPPAPPSAAPRELGLFPIAADPGPQSGRAAARRARGRNRSGVVVAAGAGLVALGVGLAFALSPGPQSNHQALPVLPTGAPTPTGAPSGDTPSAPSTTAASSASASSAPATSARPTSASPRPSVRSVAPTSQAPAAPPAPATTQAAPPSTAPATTQAPPSSAPPSSNAPSPSSTALPEYGSTGPAVTALQHQLSAVGCFDRHHTSGVYDQATVQAVGNFQNANALWQSQWGVYDQATADALNAGDTC, encoded by the coding sequence ATGCCGGGATTCGCCCAACCAGGCCCCGGCCCGAGTCCCGTCCCGGACCCCGACGTCACCGAGACCGCCGTCCTGCCGCACATCGAGGGCCCGCCGCTGGTCCGCCCGTACGTGCCGGCGGTGCCGGTGCTCGACGAGGTGGCGGACCCGTCCGCCACCACCGTGCTGCCGCCGGTCCCGCCGCTGCTGCCCCCGGCACCGCCCTCGGCCGCGCCGCGTGAACTCGGACTCTTCCCGATCGCCGCCGATCCGGGCCCGCAGAGCGGCCGGGCCGCCGCGAGACGGGCCAGAGGGCGCAACCGCAGCGGCGTCGTGGTGGCGGCGGGCGCGGGCCTGGTCGCGCTCGGCGTCGGCCTGGCCTTCGCGCTCTCGCCCGGCCCGCAGAGCAATCACCAGGCACTGCCGGTGCTGCCCACCGGCGCACCCACCCCGACCGGCGCACCGAGCGGGGATACGCCGTCCGCGCCGAGCACGACCGCCGCGAGCAGCGCGTCGGCGAGCAGCGCGCCCGCGACGTCGGCCCGGCCGACGTCCGCCTCACCCCGGCCCTCGGTGCGCAGCGTCGCCCCCACCAGCCAGGCCCCGGCCGCGCCGCCCGCCCCGGCCACCACCCAGGCCGCGCCACCCAGCACCGCACCGGCGACCACCCAGGCGCCCCCGAGCAGCGCGCCCCCCAGCAGCAACGCCCCCTCGCCGAGCTCCACCGCACTCCCCGAATACGGCAGCACCGGCCCGGCCGTCACGGCGCTGCAGCACCAGCTCTCCGCCGTGGGCTGCTTCGACCGGCACCACACCTCGGGCGTCTACGACCAGGCCACCGTCCAGGCCGTGGGCAACTTCCAGAACGCCAACGCCCTCTGGCAGTCCCAGTGGGGCGTCTACGACCAGGCCACCGCCGACGCGCTGAACGCCGGCGACACCTGTTAG
- a CDS encoding TMEM165/GDT1 family protein, translating into MMSLTVFAVTFGIIFLAELPDKTALAALMLGTRYRAAYVFAGVAAAMAVQVGLALAAGSLLSLLPHRWVEGISGALFLAGAVMLLLHKPEEEEHEAKAPSSTGFWKVAGASFLVVAVAEFGDLTQIMTANLAAKYADPLSVGLGAWLALCAVGGLAILGGQKLLKHVPMKVIIRVAAAAMLVLAGISLVGAVAG; encoded by the coding sequence CTGATGAGCCTGACCGTCTTCGCCGTCACTTTCGGCATCATCTTCCTGGCCGAACTGCCGGACAAGACCGCCCTGGCCGCGCTGATGCTCGGCACCCGCTACCGCGCGGCCTACGTCTTCGCGGGCGTCGCGGCGGCGATGGCCGTCCAGGTCGGCCTCGCGCTGGCGGCCGGCAGCCTGCTGTCGCTGCTGCCGCACCGCTGGGTGGAGGGGATCAGCGGGGCGCTCTTCCTGGCGGGCGCGGTGATGCTGCTGCTGCACAAGCCCGAGGAGGAGGAGCACGAGGCGAAGGCGCCGTCCTCCACCGGCTTCTGGAAGGTGGCAGGGGCCAGCTTCCTGGTGGTGGCGGTGGCCGAGTTCGGCGACCTGACCCAGATCATGACCGCCAACCTGGCCGCCAAGTACGCCGACCCGCTCTCGGTGGGCCTGGGCGCCTGGCTGGCGCTCTGCGCGGTGGGCGGCCTGGCGATCCTGGGCGGGCAGAAGCTGCTGAAGCACGTCCCGATGAAGGTGATCATCCGGGTCGCGGCGGCGGCGATGCTGGTGCTGGCGGGGATCAGCCTGGTGGGGGCGGTGGCCGGCTGA
- a CDS encoding ABC transporter permease: protein MAVLLVAAVAVAGWGRLGHGRAVLRAGARAVVQLAAVAFVITWVVHSLWLTALFVLVMFSVAVRTAGRRMSDAPGWSWAWAAAPIGVGVLPVLALLLGSGLLPLKGLSIVPVAGILIGGALSATSLAGRRALDELTQRHGEVEAALALGLEDRDARLEICRTAAATSLVPALDQTRTVGLVTLPGAFVGMLLGGASPVAAGAVQLFVLVALLAVEGVAIVVVLELIGRGLVRRPVQWRR from the coding sequence ATGGCGGTGCTGCTGGTGGCGGCGGTCGCGGTGGCCGGGTGGGGCCGGCTGGGGCACGGTCGGGCGGTGCTGCGGGCCGGGGCGCGGGCGGTGGTGCAGCTCGCGGCGGTCGCCTTCGTGATCACCTGGGTGGTTCACTCGCTCTGGCTGACCGCGCTCTTCGTGCTGGTGATGTTCTCGGTGGCGGTGCGCACCGCCGGGCGGCGGATGTCGGACGCGCCCGGCTGGAGCTGGGCCTGGGCGGCGGCCCCGATCGGCGTCGGCGTCCTGCCGGTGCTGGCCCTGCTGCTCGGCAGCGGGCTGCTGCCGCTCAAGGGGCTCTCCATCGTGCCGGTGGCCGGCATCCTGATCGGCGGTGCGCTCAGCGCCACCTCGCTGGCCGGGCGCCGGGCGCTGGACGAGCTGACCCAGCGGCACGGCGAGGTGGAGGCGGCGCTGGCACTCGGCCTCGAGGACCGCGACGCCCGGCTGGAGATCTGCCGCACCGCCGCCGCCACCTCGCTGGTGCCGGCCCTGGACCAGACCCGCACGGTGGGCCTGGTCACGCTGCCCGGCGCCTTCGTCGGCATGCTGCTGGGCGGCGCCTCCCCGGTGGCGGCGGGGGCGGTGCAGCTCTTCGTGCTGGTCGCGCTGCTCGCGGTGGAGGGGGTGGCGATCGTGGTGGTGCTGGAACTGATCGGACGGGGCCTGGTACGGCGTCCGGTACAGTGGAGGCGTTGA
- a CDS encoding dolichyl-phosphate-mannose--protein mannosyltransferase: MAETAVTERPATREVSSARPSLLVGLTTRAPWVVRHAGWLGPIAVALFAGVLRFWNLGHPRAFVFDETYYPKDAWSVLHQGYEGVWSVTANEQILQHPQTIPFDNVPAFVAHPPLGKWVIALGEAAFGLNPFGWRVMVALLGTLSVLMLARIGRRLFGSTLIGCTAALLMSVDGLQLVMSRTGLLDGILMFFVLAAFGCLLIDRDRARAKLAAPGVDGDRVRLGLRPWRLAAGLLLGAACSVKWNGGQILAAFGLLTVLWDQAGRRAAGARHPMRSMLRRDALPAFGSIAVLGALTYLVSWSGWFVTSGGYDRQWAAGRSGLLPAALRSWWHYQSEMWHFNTTLTTPHIYQSNPWSWLVQARPVSMYWQPVPTGQQGCTAAGGCTTQILALGTPLLWWTGCFALAYLLYRWFFRRDWRSGAVLCAVAAIYLPWFQFQQRTIFSFYMVVLVPFLCLAVAQMLGAMLGPSGSTARRRAIGGAAAGGIVLAIMGCFLYFLPLYTAQVIPMSDWQDHMWFTTWI, encoded by the coding sequence ATGGCAGAGACGGCAGTCACCGAGCGGCCGGCGACGCGGGAAGTGTCGTCGGCCCGTCCGTCCCTGCTGGTGGGTTTGACCACCCGGGCACCCTGGGTGGTGCGGCACGCCGGCTGGCTCGGCCCCATCGCGGTGGCACTCTTCGCCGGGGTCCTGCGGTTCTGGAACCTCGGCCACCCGCGCGCCTTCGTCTTCGACGAGACGTACTACCCCAAGGACGCCTGGTCGGTGCTCCACCAGGGCTACGAGGGCGTCTGGTCGGTCACCGCCAACGAGCAGATCCTGCAGCACCCGCAGACCATCCCGTTCGACAACGTGCCCGCCTTCGTCGCCCACCCGCCGCTCGGCAAGTGGGTGATCGCGCTCGGCGAGGCGGCCTTCGGGCTGAACCCGTTCGGCTGGCGGGTGATGGTCGCGCTGCTCGGCACCCTCTCGGTGCTGATGCTGGCCCGGATCGGCCGCCGCCTCTTCGGCTCCACCCTGATCGGCTGCACCGCCGCGCTGCTGATGTCGGTGGACGGCCTGCAACTCGTGATGAGCCGCACCGGGCTGCTCGACGGCATCCTGATGTTCTTCGTGCTGGCCGCCTTCGGCTGCCTGCTGATCGACCGCGACCGGGCCAGGGCCAAGCTGGCCGCGCCCGGGGTGGACGGCGACCGGGTGCGGCTGGGCCTGCGCCCCTGGCGGCTGGCCGCCGGGCTGCTGCTCGGCGCGGCCTGCTCGGTGAAGTGGAACGGCGGGCAGATCCTGGCCGCCTTCGGCCTGCTCACCGTGCTCTGGGACCAGGCGGGGCGCCGGGCGGCCGGCGCCCGCCACCCCATGCGCAGCATGCTGCGCCGCGACGCGCTGCCCGCCTTCGGTTCGATCGCGGTGCTCGGCGCGCTGACCTACCTGGTCTCCTGGTCCGGCTGGTTCGTCACCTCCGGCGGCTACGACCGCCAGTGGGCGGCCGGCCGCTCGGGCCTGCTCCCGGCCGCGCTGCGCAGCTGGTGGCACTACCAGTCCGAGATGTGGCACTTCAACACCACGCTGACCACCCCGCACATCTACCAGTCCAATCCGTGGAGCTGGCTGGTCCAGGCCCGCCCGGTCAGCATGTACTGGCAGCCGGTGCCCACCGGGCAGCAGGGCTGCACCGCCGCCGGCGGCTGCACCACGCAGATCCTGGCGCTCGGCACCCCGCTGCTCTGGTGGACCGGCTGCTTCGCGCTCGCCTACCTGCTCTACCGCTGGTTCTTCCGGCGGGACTGGCGCTCGGGCGCGGTGCTCTGCGCGGTGGCCGCCATCTACCTGCCCTGGTTCCAGTTCCAGCAGCGCACCATCTTCTCCTTCTACATGGTCGTGCTGGTGCCGTTCCTCTGTCTGGCGGTGGCCCAGATGCTCGGGGCGATGCTCGGCCCGAGCGGCAGCACGGCGCGGCGGCGGGCGATCGGCGGCGCGGCGGCGGGCGGCATCGTGCTGGCGATCATGGGGTGCTTCCTCTACTTCCTGCCGCTCTACACCGCTCAGGTGATCCCGATGAGCGACTGGCAGGACCACATGTGGTTCACCACCTGGATCTGA